Below is a genomic region from Xiphophorus couchianus chromosome 9, X_couchianus-1.0, whole genome shotgun sequence.
CCCTCTTTGACGGACGGTTACTGAGCTTGATGGCCAGAGAGTCTTTCCGTAAAACCTTCATGGCCAGCGTACCTTCAGCAGAAAAAACTAAGAATGTCATTTCAGAGTGCAGATTCAGACtaggcgtttttttttttgctccattgTTAATATTACAACATGTTCAGGACTAAGATGCAAGATGCTGGaagctcagtttatttttcctgtttacaTTGTGAAAGGTTTTCGAACAACATTCTAAATTtgtccttcatgttttttttccccgttGAGAGTTCTTCCTTTGGGTACttcccagtaatatttttacttttaataatctagtttattaaattaaaagctgATTATTAGCACAGCACACAAATCTCTATTTAGAATTCAAGAAGGGTGAAAAGAAAGCGGCTTACTTGTAAGCAGTGTATCgtcatcttcttcctcctcatcttcatcatcttcttcttcctcttcttcatcatcatcatcatcgtcctcctcctcttcttcttcttcctcgtCCCTGTACATGCCAGGCAGCTCTTCGTAGTCGGCCTCATTTGGGAGATTTTCTTTATCGTCGTCGCACTCGATCATCATGGCAGGAACAGTGTGCATCATGGAACTGCAGTAAAGTGAGTGGGTCAGAAGTCGTAGGTCAGCCAAGTAAATAAATGCTTAAGTAATAATGTGATAACAGCTCAGTCGGAGATTACagacaaagttcatttattcaatgagttaaacagaaaatgcagcagaaagtTTCACCCGGATTAAGTTGGATCAAAAGTTACAACAGAGTTTTGAATtgaaaggaacaaaataaatttggataCAAGCACAAGAAGCTCATGGGTGGATTTGATATTTCTGAGACAAAGTTTATCAAACAGATATAGGAAAGTCTTGAAGGAGAGAAATTTTTCATGCAGTTGAACAcgtacagattttttttatggctaCTAAGTCCTCACCTCTCAAACCTCTGCATGGTGAGGGCAAGCGTCTTGTTGAGTTCCTCTATGATCCTGCTGGGCGGGTGCAGGGATACTGGCAGCGCCCCATACTGCAGCGAGTGTCCGCCCATCCCAGTGTGGCTGGGTGGGCCGGGGCACTTCTGGAAGGCAAGAGGAGAGGGCTCCATGCTCCCCGCAGGAATGGAGATCAGGAGCTTCTTCGGAGGTAGAGGAGGAGACAGCTTGGCTGACATGCATGGCAACTTCACAGGGGTGCCGTCTGcaaaaggaggaggaagtaGCAGAAAGAGAAACATGGATGCCAATTCATGCACAGAGAAGAGCTTACCTGTGATGTGATTGGGGAGTCTGCTGAAAGGTTTGGGTGGAAGAGCAGGCGGCTGTTTGTGTAACGTAGGAGGTCTTGAGCGGGGGGATTCTGATCCGTCAGCAGGAAATGCTGCCGAGGCCTTTGTGGGTGGAGTTGGGCTGGAGTTCTGGCCCTGGTCTGGTTGACATGTACCCTCACTTTGCATTTGAAACTCCAAACATCCAGCTGTGAAATAACAACAGCAAGCAGTCAGAGGgcgcaaaaacaaacaaatattgaaaacaacGGTAGAGGTTTTGCTTCCTACCTACAGCGGCTGTCGCTCCTTCCATCAGCTCTGGACCTTCAGGTTCAGATGGGATAGAGCTGAGCGCTGGGGAGCGACCGTTCTCCAtcttcacctcctccctgagaACTGGAGAGGATGACCCATCTACagaggaaaagacagaaaatagtaACCAAAGCTTTAGAAAGGCTGTTTTCATCTCCCAATACACAATTGCTACATTGTGTATTGGGAGATACACAAATTTAAGTTCTCTCTGTTAGTGTATTACATTCACATCATTTTACCTGATGAACTTTTAGTTGTGAAtatcaaaatttgaaaataaagtttattcaaaTATAAAGTTTCAATGGAAAAGTTATTAAAAGGAATTCAATAATAGTTCCCTCTATAGGCAACTCTTTTTCTCTGCgcgttttgacatttttaacccAAACAAAGACTTATGGCCTGTCATGCCTTTTTAAGCATAATGTAATGAGCAcgttaataaaatattgtcaaaattatgactgtaaatataaatgtatggGAAGTACAAGCTTCATGCGAAAAccaaatatattatatttgaaaaaaagggAGTTTAATCCCAAGATAATACCTCAGACATATTACATTGCGTCATCACTGGTATGCAAGTAAAAGTGTTTATATTGCAGCTATGCAGCTATAACTCACAAAGAGCTtcacaaagaaagaacaaaacatggGATTAACACGCGAttaaaaagacaacataaatcaaataaggaagataaacacaaatataaaattatattaaaaacaaatctaaggGAAAAGAATGTTTCCAATAGAGTGTCTTCAGCTGCTCAATGAGTTCAGACTCTCAAATCAACCTAAGAACACAGGAAGCTTGTTCCACTGAGGTACAACAGCGTGTCAACAGTTATCCCctccagttttatttctgttcacatGCACAGCAAAAACTAAGGCGCTATTTGGAAAACCTAAATGACTTTGTATGTCTGGTTGGTCCATCAACTGGCTGAGTAGCTTCCAGATGTTTCTAAACATTAATATCATTGATAGAAGCATTCATCAAGTGGTCATCAGCAAGAATAAACGGTCCTACGGATTTGGCCTTCAACTGATCTGAAAT
It encodes:
- the phactr1 gene encoding phosphatase and actin regulator 1 isoform X1, whose translation is MPLWSRFGSQIDTSCAANPSDETQKQGERMGTFCLDKMKPRRLCGDRTEAAVNNNISPFMIRCQIGKEIKHICSNCRGAEPVDAEEVERLASMRSDSLVPGTHTPPIRRRSKFATLGRLFKPWKWRKKKSEKFKQTSAVLERKMSTRQSREELIKKGLLKEVYEKDGSSSPVLREEVKMENGRSPALSSIPSEPEGPELMEGATAAVAGCLEFQMQSEGTCQPDQGQNSSPTPPTKASAAFPADGSESPRSRPPTLHKQPPALPPKPFSRLPNHITGKLFSVHELASMFLFLLLPPPFADGTPVKLPCMSAKLSPPLPPKKLLISIPAGSMEPSPLAFQKCPGPPSHTGMGGHSLQYGALPVSLHPPSRIIEELNKTLALTMQRFESSMMHTVPAMMIECDDDKENLPNEADYEELPGMYRDEEEEEEEEDDDDDDEEEEEEDDEDEEEEDDDTLLTSTLAMKVLRKDSLAIKLSNRPSKRELQEKNILPMQSDQERLEYRQQTATKLTRRLSQRPTAEELEQRNILKPRNDLEEQKEKREIKRHLSKKLSNRPTVEELREAKILIRFSDYVEVAEAQDYDRRADKPWTRLTAADKAAIRKELNEFKSTEMEVHESSRHLTRFHRP
- the phactr1 gene encoding phosphatase and actin regulator 1 isoform X3: MAAAPEEEVDRRPIRRVRSKSDTPYINEARISLHLETAEEVERLASMRSDSLVPGTHTPPIRRRSKFATLGRLFKPWKWRKKKSEKFKQTSAVLERKMSTRQSREELIKKGLLKEVYEKDGSSSPVLREEVKMENGRSPALSSIPSEPEGPELMEGATAAVAGCLEFQMQSEGTCQPDQGQNSSPTPPTKASAAFPADGSESPRSRPPTLHKQPPALPPKPFSRLPNHITDGTPVKLPCMSAKLSPPLPPKKLLISIPAGSMEPSPLAFQKCPGPPSHTGMGGHSLQYGALPVSLHPPSRIIEELNKTLALTMQRFESSMMHTVPAMMIECDDDKENLPNEADYEELPGMYRDEEEEEEEEDDDDDDEEEEEEDDEDEEEEDDDTLLTSTLAMKVLRKDSLAIKLSNRPSKRELQEKNILPMQSDQERLEYRQQTATKLTRRLSQRPTAEELEQRNILKPRNDLEEQKEKREIKRHLSKKLSNRPTVEELREAKILIRFSDYVEVAEAQDYDRRADKPWTRLTAADKAAIRKELNEFKSTEMEVHESSRHLTRFHRP